The Triticum aestivum cultivar Chinese Spring unplaced genomic scaffold, IWGSC CS RefSeq v2.1 scaffold152747, whole genome shotgun sequence genomic interval AGAGACGCTGGCGAGATCGCCCTTTTTCTTCCCGAGGAAGAGAGAACGACCCGTATGTTCATGTAATAATAGGGAGTATTTCTGTTGGGTGACAATTTTATGTGGTGGCCACACAATGTCATCTCATCTGATGGCGGCCGAAAACTTGGGCGGCCGGCCCCAGATCGAATTATTTGCCTTTAACAAATATACGTTATTTTAATATTAATAGTGTATGATACTCTTATAATACGTACTCCTGTGTCAGCCGGACGGCCGGGACCTAGAAGACTTTGTGAATAATAGCTATTTTATTCAGTTCAAGAAATAATTGACGACGCTTGAAAGAATTTCAGCACAAAGCAACGTACAGACCGGCCGGGACCTAGAAGACTTTTGTTTTCCTTTTTGCAAGTGATCGACCATGCAAAGGCAATAAGGCGAGGCGGTCGAGCTTCAGCACACAATAAGCAAGCATAGCATGGCGGTCGTCCTGCTCTTCCTAAGCCTTAGCATCCTCCTTGTGTCGGCAGCGGCAACGGGGCAGCTCTGCGGCAGCGGCGGCAACTACACGGCCAACAGCACCTACCAGTCCAAccttgccgccgtcgccgccaccctcCCCAACAAGGCGTCTTCCTCGTCGCAACTGTTTGCCACCGCGACCGCCGGCCAAGCCTCCGACGTGGTGTACGCGCTCGCGCTCTGCCGTGGCGACACGGTGAACGCCGCGGCCTGCAGGGACTGCCTCGCCGCCTCGTTCCGGGAAGCGCAGCGGGCGTGCCCGTTCCAGCAGGGCGCCACCGTCTACTACGACGGcggcgagcagcagcagcaacaacagcagacGTGCGTCCTCGGCTTCTCCAGCGACGACCTCCTCGTCCCCAGCATCACCGAGAACGAGACGCTGTTCCAGTCATTCCAAAATGACAGCTTCTTCGGCGACCCTGGCACCGTCACTCCGGACGTCCACGACCTGCTCACGAGGACGGCCCAGGACGCGGCCGCCGCAGAGAGGCGGTACGCCACCGCGGTCATGGACTCCGTTAGCACTGTTACCCGGACGCTCTACTCTCTGGCTCAGTGCACGCCGGATCTGCCCACTGGGGACTGCCTGGCGTGCCTCCAGCAGATCATCGCCATGGTCAACACCACCACGGCGGTGCGCC includes:
- the LOC123177305 gene encoding cysteine-rich receptor-like protein kinase 10 codes for the protein MAVVLLFLSLSILLVSAAATGQLCGSGGNYTANSTYQSNLAAVAATLPNKASSSSQLFATATAGQASDVVYALALCRGDTVNAAACRDCLAASFREAQRACPFQQGATVYYDGGEQQQQQQQTARRICPLGTAWRASSRSSPWSTPPRRCAWVDRSSCCAATSGKGIKPWVIAISVAAPVALIAFCFIVCYPRLRRRHRKGQVRLREKRHTHESQGGDEH